A single genomic interval of Candidatus Jordarchaeales archaeon harbors:
- a CDS encoding V-type ATP synthase subunit F translates to MDILVIGDRDTVIGFKLAGVSSALEVRSPEEAKVALKNAFQQRNIGVIMIPKKLAQEIKSFISKLTEEADFPIIVEIPGKEGVEEEVDALRELIRKAVGIEIKF, encoded by the coding sequence ATGGACATTCTTGTGATCGGAGACAGAGACACGGTAATTGGGTTTAAACTTGCAGGAGTCTCTTCCGCTTTAGAAGTTAGAAGTCCCGAGGAGGCAAAAGTGGCCCTAAAAAATGCGTTCCAACAGCGTAATATTGGAGTAATAATGATCCCAAAAAAGTTGGCGCAAGAGATAAAGTCATTCATAAGTAAATTAACTGAGGAGGCAGATTTCCCAATAATTGTCGAGATTCCTGGAAAGGAAGGAGTGGAAGAAGAAGTTGATGCTTTGAGGGAGCTCATAAGGAAGGCGGTAGGCATAGAGATTAAGTTTTAG
- the pyrI gene encoding aspartate carbamoyltransferase regulatory subunit codes for MAAEVFEKELRVRKIRDGTVIDHITNGMALKVLKILGICGKEDNIVSIVMHVPSEKIGKKDIVKIEGKELDPNEVHKIALISPSATINIVRDYKIVKKEKVKLPEVIEGFPKCVNPNCITNSGEPIVPRFRVEEQSPLMIRCEYCGRSMGAEEILRNL; via the coding sequence TTGGCTGCTGAGGTTTTCGAGAAAGAACTTAGAGTAAGAAAAATACGGGATGGAACGGTAATTGATCATATAACCAACGGCATGGCGCTAAAGGTTTTAAAGATACTCGGAATCTGCGGGAAAGAAGACAACATCGTAAGTATAGTTATGCACGTTCCGAGCGAAAAAATCGGAAAGAAAGACATAGTCAAAATTGAAGGAAAAGAGCTTGATCCCAATGAAGTGCACAAAATAGCATTAATTTCTCCCAGCGCAACAATAAACATTGTGAGAGACTACAAAATCGTAAAGAAAGAAAAAGTCAAGCTGCCAGAGGTAATCGAGGGCTTTCCTAAGTGCGTTAATCCCAATTGCATCACTAACAGTGGTGAACCCATAGTTCCACGGTTTAGAGTTGAAGAACAAAGTCCTTTGATGATCAGGTGCGAGTACTGCGGTAGGTCGATGGGCGCTGAAGAGATTCTCCGGAATCTTTAA
- a CDS encoding metallophosphoesterase, with protein MNLKQLLNEPALVFSYENTKVLCVADVHVGYEAALKQAGFRVPSQTEKLVEKIYNLVKRLNAKKLIILGDVKHEMAPSKFTLQECSSFLNQVSSFIDVEIVKGNHDVGIEKILPKNATLHDSKGIFIAECGISLLHGHAWPKPELLKAKQMIIAHNHPVIEIRDGSGAKWLKPVWMETQLDRMKLLSYISKKTPPVNDSINDGVINLLVMPAFNPLLGGVPLNVNNELLGPLLSRRLVDPDQISLTLLDATYIGKLSYLQRIF; from the coding sequence GTGAATCTAAAACAGTTACTCAACGAGCCGGCATTAGTTTTTAGTTACGAAAACACAAAAGTATTGTGTGTCGCAGACGTACATGTTGGTTATGAGGCTGCCCTCAAACAAGCCGGTTTCCGCGTTCCGTCTCAAACAGAAAAACTTGTTGAAAAAATTTACAATTTAGTTAAACGATTAAACGCGAAAAAATTAATTATACTCGGCGATGTAAAGCACGAAATGGCTCCTTCAAAGTTTACTCTTCAAGAATGCTCATCTTTCCTCAATCAAGTATCCTCATTTATAGATGTAGAGATAGTTAAAGGAAATCACGATGTGGGCATCGAAAAAATCCTTCCCAAAAACGCTACCCTGCACGACTCAAAGGGCATTTTTATCGCTGAGTGCGGCATATCCCTTCTACATGGCCATGCTTGGCCTAAACCAGAACTACTTAAAGCAAAGCAGATGATCATCGCTCATAACCACCCCGTAATAGAGATTAGAGATGGTTCTGGAGCTAAATGGCTAAAACCCGTCTGGATGGAAACCCAGTTAGACCGGATGAAACTTTTATCATACATTAGCAAGAAGACGCCGCCAGTTAACGATTCAATAAACGATGGTGTGATCAACTTACTTGTCATGCCCGCTTTTAATCCGTTGCTTGGCGGGGTACCATTAAACGTTAATAATGAGCTTCTAGGCCCCCTTTTGTCACGTAGACTAGTAGACCCCGACCAGATCTCGTTGACGCTCCTTGACGCTACATACATTGGAAAGCTGAGTTATTTGCAAAGGATTTTTTGA
- a CDS encoding ADP-ribosylation factor-like protein encodes MIWDIYIITSSGICLFHKSYHKQYVDESIISGFLTAFASFIKSFDSEEEIESVVMRNIKFVYSTHGDLLFVICADKSEKDDILKRKLKALRDTFLNLFSKELQEWNGNVSIFKKFEAFADDIMKSHIKIALVGRENVGKTSLINLITGENIGESHPPTMLVNIREFDLSSLNIRLILWDLGGQERFRVLWERLTRDADIILFVCESTPKGVYEAKELFHQISGFLKPAKVILIANKQDLPNALPPEKISEILGLKAHGMVAIDPSYRSRILKILENAIMDLTSKQTFQAQVLQGRESTQ; translated from the coding sequence TTGATTTGGGACATTTACATCATAACTTCTTCCGGAATTTGTTTGTTCCATAAGTCATACCACAAACAATATGTAGATGAGAGTATAATTTCCGGTTTTTTAACTGCTTTTGCATCCTTCATAAAATCCTTTGACTCTGAAGAAGAAATAGAATCCGTAGTTATGAGGAACATAAAATTTGTCTACTCTACACATGGAGATCTACTTTTCGTGATTTGTGCAGATAAGAGTGAGAAAGATGATATTTTGAAGAGGAAATTAAAGGCGTTAAGAGACACCTTTCTAAACCTTTTTTCGAAGGAACTCCAGGAATGGAACGGCAATGTATCTATTTTCAAGAAATTTGAGGCCTTTGCAGACGACATAATGAAATCTCATATTAAAATTGCACTAGTAGGCAGGGAAAACGTGGGTAAGACCTCCCTCATAAACCTAATCACGGGCGAGAATATAGGGGAAAGTCACCCTCCGACCATGCTGGTAAACATCAGGGAATTTGACTTATCCTCGCTCAACATCAGGCTAATACTTTGGGATTTAGGTGGACAGGAAAGGTTTAGGGTTCTCTGGGAGAGACTAACAAGAGATGCCGACATTATTCTTTTCGTTTGTGAATCAACGCCTAAGGGGGTTTATGAGGCAAAGGAGCTATTCCACCAAATTTCAGGTTTTCTAAAACCAGCTAAAGTGATACTTATAGCAAACAAGCAAGACCTTCCAAATGCTCTTCCACCAGAAAAGATAAGTGAAATACTTGGTTTGAAGGCGCATGGTATGGTTGCCATTGACCCTAGCTACAGGAGCCGTATCCTTAAAATACTGGAAAACGCCATAATGGATTTAACCTCAAAACAAACATTCCAAGCCCAAGTCCTTCAAGGAAGAGAGAGCACTCAGTAG
- a CDS encoding formylmethanofuran dehydrogenase subunit C, with the protein MGKVELTPIEKPHIPIEAEVISPDIFAGKSLEEIGDLEVWRGNRKKKLKEVFKISGDAGKTPGETTIIVNGDASFIKRIGQGMTAGEILIKGNVGMHVGAEMRGGKIVVEGNADHWAGAGMKAGILHIKGNAGNYLGGNYRGDIGMSALQKGVYGTIIVEGNAGDEVGAWMADGKIIIKGNVGAFAGVHMSGGNIIVYGDAAERVGGEMKGGTIVIMGQLSELLPSFEYKGEVNEVSIDGEKMLGPFLTFVGDLAEDGKGTLYLLKEKNAHLI; encoded by the coding sequence ATGGGGAAAGTGGAGCTTACACCCATTGAAAAACCTCATATTCCTATTGAGGCAGAAGTTATATCGCCCGACATTTTCGCTGGGAAAAGCTTGGAAGAAATAGGCGACCTGGAAGTGTGGCGAGGAAACAGGAAAAAGAAGCTTAAAGAAGTGTTTAAGATTTCAGGGGATGCCGGTAAAACTCCTGGCGAAACCACTATAATCGTGAATGGAGATGCCAGCTTTATTAAGCGCATAGGACAGGGAATGACTGCAGGGGAGATATTGATAAAAGGAAACGTTGGAATGCATGTTGGCGCCGAAATGAGGGGAGGAAAAATAGTTGTCGAGGGAAATGCAGACCACTGGGCAGGAGCAGGCATGAAAGCAGGAATACTTCACATTAAAGGTAATGCTGGTAATTACCTCGGCGGGAACTACAGAGGAGACATAGGGATGAGCGCGCTCCAGAAAGGGGTTTATGGGACAATAATAGTTGAGGGAAATGCGGGAGATGAAGTAGGCGCGTGGATGGCTGACGGGAAAATCATCATCAAAGGAAACGTAGGAGCTTTTGCTGGAGTTCACATGAGTGGAGGGAATATAATAGTTTACGGAGATGCAGCAGAAAGAGTAGGGGGAGAAATGAAGGGTGGAACAATAGTGATTATGGGGCAATTGTCAGAGCTGCTTCCAAGTTTCGAATATAAAGGAGAAGTCAACGAGGTTAGCATAGATGGAGAAAAAATGTTGGGTCCTTTCTTAACGTTTGTAGGAGATCTTGCAGAGGACGGTAAAGGAACACTTTACTTATTGAAGGAGAAAAATGCGCATCTAATTTGA
- a CDS encoding DEAD/DEAH box helicase produces MDNVFNLLNPKLREVISREGYVTPTPPQEKAIPLILRGDNVLLVAPTGWGKTEAVFFPLLHFIIEEKEKSKNEITGIRAIYITPLRALNRDLFRRMQSIARFVGVRVSIRHGDTSSHERRKQLRAPPDILITCPETLQAILSAPKMRAHLKSVKYVVVDEIHELASSKRGAQLSLALERLVTLTGKDFQRIGLSATVGNPEMIANFLGGVGRNVVVVTFNTHKDMEISVKLISPPDEKSNEKGNFLNKVEQIARLISDRKTLVFVNTREMAESLGLSIILYDPEIRIRVHHGSLSKEVRESTEYELKVGKLSGVVSTSSLELGIDIGDVDLVLQYHSPRQVSRLVQRVGRSGHAFQSKSKGVILADSVDDLLESIVIARKAVAGELEPIIPYEQPYDVLAHQLAGFILDFGEAPLSKVLEVFKKAWPYRNLSIKILEDVSAFLSELKIVKMKNGVARKTRLTRKYYYENLSTIPEVKSIPVYDIVSGKQIGSLDFSFIPKLETEGSFVMNGQPWRLVSIEDDRINVERLEDPIACLPSWLGELIPVPFEVAQEVALLREKVAKWLSGELVVCPLDEYPMDEESKRALLEVISSHVKEEVLPAQNHILIEKIKGSLVIIHACFGSLVNETLGRIIATILSSRTGVSTSISITPYHIILSSNDGIDARDVKDAVENLKKEDVLPLALHSVKNSSLYLWHFLHVARRFGVLEKSADYTWAVLRKVSRLFEGTLLEEEVLREILKEKFDIQKTEQIISEISSGKISVHYTVRLSPSPLAADALKQVNRELVQPKAPTAQIASIVRERLLKEQVKLLCMWPGCKGWEALRTVETLPERIICPNCGGSLIAVTHPSDRSGISKAVRLKRQGLPLSDEEAKAFKKGLDAAKLVSSYGKKAVICMAARGIGPKVATRILSKPYHSEDAFWLSILEEEKKYIKTRKFWDN; encoded by the coding sequence ATGGACAATGTTTTCAATCTTCTTAACCCCAAACTTCGCGAGGTAATAAGCAGAGAAGGATATGTTACACCCACTCCTCCACAAGAAAAGGCAATTCCCCTCATACTTCGAGGGGACAATGTGTTACTCGTAGCCCCAACTGGGTGGGGAAAAACTGAGGCCGTCTTTTTCCCTTTGTTACACTTCATAATAGAAGAAAAGGAGAAATCGAAAAACGAGATAACGGGCATTCGCGCCATTTACATTACTCCCTTAAGAGCCCTTAACAGAGACTTATTTAGACGGATGCAGTCAATTGCTAGGTTTGTCGGTGTCCGTGTCTCAATAAGGCATGGAGACACCAGCAGTCATGAAAGACGGAAACAATTGCGTGCTCCTCCAGACATCCTGATAACATGTCCTGAAACACTTCAAGCAATACTCTCTGCGCCAAAAATGAGGGCGCACCTTAAATCTGTGAAGTATGTGGTGGTTGATGAAATACATGAACTTGCATCTTCTAAAAGAGGCGCTCAGCTCTCCCTTGCATTAGAAAGATTAGTTACTTTAACTGGCAAGGATTTTCAGAGGATAGGCTTGTCAGCAACAGTTGGCAATCCGGAAATGATAGCTAATTTTCTCGGAGGTGTAGGTCGAAACGTTGTGGTAGTCACGTTTAACACGCATAAAGACATGGAAATATCCGTCAAATTGATTTCCCCGCCAGATGAAAAAAGTAATGAAAAAGGAAACTTTTTAAACAAAGTGGAGCAAATTGCTAGACTGATAAGTGACAGGAAAACCCTAGTCTTTGTAAATACTCGAGAAATGGCTGAATCACTTGGACTCAGTATAATATTATATGACCCAGAAATACGTATCCGTGTTCACCACGGGTCGCTTTCAAAAGAAGTCAGAGAATCCACGGAATACGAGTTAAAGGTTGGAAAGCTAAGCGGCGTAGTTTCAACGTCATCTCTCGAGTTAGGTATAGACATTGGGGACGTAGATCTTGTCTTACAATACCACTCCCCACGCCAAGTGTCCCGCCTTGTCCAAAGAGTTGGCCGTAGCGGCCATGCTTTTCAGAGTAAGTCTAAAGGTGTAATTTTGGCAGACAGCGTGGACGATTTACTTGAATCGATAGTCATCGCAAGAAAAGCCGTCGCAGGAGAACTAGAACCTATCATCCCATATGAGCAACCATATGATGTCTTAGCACACCAATTAGCCGGTTTTATACTGGATTTCGGAGAAGCACCTCTTTCCAAGGTTCTAGAAGTTTTCAAGAAAGCATGGCCGTACAGGAACTTATCCATAAAAATCCTTGAAGATGTCTCGGCTTTTCTATCCGAACTAAAGATAGTCAAAATGAAAAATGGGGTGGCCCGTAAAACCCGCCTCACGAGAAAATACTACTACGAGAATCTTTCAACCATTCCGGAAGTAAAATCGATTCCAGTTTACGACATAGTTTCCGGGAAGCAAATTGGCTCCCTTGACTTTTCATTTATACCAAAACTAGAAACTGAAGGCTCATTCGTTATGAATGGACAACCATGGAGGCTTGTGAGCATTGAGGACGACCGAATCAACGTAGAAAGGCTTGAAGACCCCATAGCGTGCCTACCATCTTGGCTCGGTGAGCTAATACCTGTACCTTTCGAAGTAGCCCAAGAAGTGGCGCTATTACGGGAGAAAGTGGCAAAATGGCTTTCCGGAGAACTAGTGGTTTGCCCGCTCGACGAGTATCCGATGGACGAGGAATCAAAGAGAGCTTTGTTGGAAGTAATATCTTCACACGTTAAAGAAGAAGTTCTTCCCGCACAAAATCATATTCTAATTGAAAAAATCAAGGGTTCTTTAGTCATAATACATGCATGTTTCGGTAGCCTTGTAAATGAGACTCTTGGAAGAATAATCGCAACAATTCTCTCATCAAGAACAGGTGTTTCAACCTCTATCAGTATTACCCCATATCACATCATCCTGAGTTCTAATGATGGTATTGACGCTAGGGACGTGAAGGACGCTGTAGAAAACCTAAAAAAAGAAGACGTCCTCCCCCTTGCTCTTCACTCTGTTAAAAATTCCTCTCTATACCTTTGGCACTTCCTTCATGTTGCAAGACGTTTTGGCGTTCTCGAAAAAAGCGCTGACTACACGTGGGCCGTTCTCAGAAAGGTCTCTCGACTATTTGAAGGAACACTTTTAGAGGAAGAGGTTCTACGCGAAATTCTAAAAGAAAAATTTGATATACAAAAGACCGAGCAAATAATCTCTGAAATAAGTTCAGGTAAAATATCTGTCCACTACACGGTTCGACTTTCCCCATCACCACTGGCTGCCGACGCCCTAAAACAGGTAAATAGAGAGCTTGTTCAGCCTAAGGCCCCAACAGCCCAGATAGCGAGTATAGTTAGAGAACGACTTCTCAAAGAACAAGTAAAACTTCTCTGCATGTGGCCCGGCTGCAAAGGGTGGGAAGCATTACGCACAGTCGAAACGTTGCCAGAACGAATAATTTGCCCTAACTGCGGCGGCTCCCTCATAGCAGTAACTCATCCAAGTGATAGATCAGGTATCAGCAAAGCTGTTCGACTGAAAAGGCAAGGTCTCCCTCTCTCAGATGAAGAAGCCAAGGCATTTAAAAAAGGATTAGATGCAGCAAAACTTGTGTCCTCTTACGGTAAAAAAGCGGTCATTTGCATGGCTGCTAGGGGAATAGGACCTAAGGTGGCAACCCGCATACTCAGCAAACCATACCACTCCGAAGACGCCTTTTGGCTGTCCATCCTCGAAGAAGAGAAAAAATACATCAAGACAAGAAAATTCTGGGACAACTAA
- the pyrB gene encoding aspartate carbamoyltransferase has protein sequence MAKGILGLKHVVSIKDFSRRHIEWLNEEAEKMEPIFRVGSDVLKGKILATLFMEPSTRTRLSFATAMYKLGGNVIGFESMEASSMAKGENLNDTIKTVENYCDAIVLRHWLEGAAKFASEISSVPIINAGSGTEEHPTQALLDIFTIKREMGTIDGLNIAIMGDLKYGRTVKSLCYGLANFDVEIYLVSPESLRMPEDVIRYLEKRGKRVEEHNTLDKIINKIDVLYVTRLQKERFPDIAEYEKLRGSYKIDVKTLSNAKRNMIILHPLPRIDEIDPEVDKTHHARYFKQPFYGVLVRMAILKNLLS, from the coding sequence TTGGCGAAAGGCATCCTCGGACTGAAACATGTCGTTTCAATAAAAGATTTTTCCAGGAGACATATTGAGTGGCTTAACGAAGAAGCCGAAAAAATGGAGCCAATTTTTAGGGTTGGAAGTGATGTGCTAAAAGGAAAAATACTGGCGACTTTGTTCATGGAACCCAGCACACGTACTCGTCTTTCGTTTGCAACTGCGATGTACAAGTTAGGGGGCAATGTTATAGGGTTCGAGAGCATGGAGGCTTCGTCCATGGCTAAAGGGGAGAATCTTAACGATACAATTAAAACGGTCGAGAACTACTGCGACGCCATAGTTTTACGTCACTGGCTTGAGGGAGCTGCTAAATTCGCTTCAGAAATATCCAGCGTCCCCATTATAAACGCCGGCTCAGGGACTGAGGAGCACCCAACCCAGGCACTTCTCGACATCTTCACAATAAAAAGAGAGATGGGGACGATAGACGGTTTGAATATAGCTATAATGGGAGATTTAAAGTACGGGCGTACTGTTAAATCTCTTTGTTACGGTCTTGCTAATTTCGACGTCGAAATATACTTAGTATCTCCCGAGAGTCTGAGGATGCCTGAAGACGTGATACGCTACTTAGAGAAAAGAGGAAAGCGAGTTGAAGAACATAACACGCTTGACAAAATAATAAACAAAATAGACGTGTTGTACGTTACTAGGCTGCAAAAAGAAAGATTTCCGGATATTGCTGAGTACGAGAAACTTAGGGGGAGCTACAAAATAGATGTGAAAACACTTAGCAATGCAAAAAGGAACATGATAATCCTGCACCCGTTGCCTAGGATAGATGAAATAGACCCGGAAGTCGATAAAACCCATCATGCAAGATACTTTAAACAGCCTTTCTACGGGGTTCTTGTAAGAATGGCTATCCTGAAAAATTTGCTTTCATAA
- a CDS encoding radical SAM protein: MRVRKLQDGCSWVLGKLPEGCKLCAKGAKLVLFITGKCLLPKECSWLCPVSNEKKGVDVIYANERRVISIEEVLEEASLMDAEGTGITGGEPLLVLDRTINFIKCLKENFGEKHHVHVYTSGKNLTKEELNKLVDAGLDELRIHIPTLEVLRLALEYPVRVGVEIPVIPGSEENLVKLAFQLDELGVDFLNLNELEFSESNAEELRRRGIFPRDDGIAAEGSEEAATRLLEAVKGSLSLNIHYCSARFKDSVQLRNRFLRRAQRVARPYEIISDDGLLVKGVIHGVPVSELDKLAEFLKKKFKIKQEMIWVNYEKERIETSIEIAYKIAKKLRERNFEIGILEEYPTHPPRLEVEYTPL; this comes from the coding sequence ATGAGGGTCAGAAAGCTTCAAGACGGATGTTCATGGGTTTTGGGAAAACTACCGGAGGGGTGCAAGCTTTGTGCAAAAGGGGCAAAATTAGTCCTATTTATAACAGGAAAGTGTTTACTCCCAAAGGAGTGTTCATGGCTTTGTCCTGTCTCTAATGAAAAGAAAGGCGTGGATGTAATATATGCGAACGAGAGACGTGTTATAAGCATCGAGGAAGTTTTAGAGGAAGCGTCATTAATGGATGCTGAGGGTACGGGAATAACCGGGGGAGAGCCTCTCCTAGTCTTAGACCGCACCATTAATTTCATTAAGTGTTTAAAGGAGAATTTTGGCGAGAAGCACCATGTACATGTTTATACTTCAGGAAAAAACCTTACAAAAGAAGAGCTTAACAAACTGGTAGACGCCGGCTTGGATGAGCTTAGGATACATATACCAACGTTAGAAGTTTTAAGACTAGCCTTAGAATACCCCGTCAGGGTTGGTGTAGAGATACCCGTAATTCCAGGCTCAGAAGAAAATTTAGTGAAGCTTGCTTTTCAACTAGACGAGCTGGGAGTAGACTTCCTGAACTTGAACGAACTGGAGTTCTCAGAGAGCAATGCGGAGGAATTGAGGCGGAGAGGCATTTTTCCGCGGGATGACGGAATTGCCGCTGAGGGGAGTGAAGAAGCGGCGACACGATTGCTAGAAGCCGTCAAAGGCTCACTTTCGTTAAACATCCATTACTGTTCGGCACGGTTCAAAGACAGTGTACAGCTAAGGAACAGGTTTCTTAGAAGAGCACAGAGAGTTGCACGACCCTACGAGATAATATCGGATGACGGACTTCTTGTTAAAGGAGTCATACACGGTGTCCCGGTTTCAGAGTTGGATAAACTCGCCGAGTTTCTGAAGAAGAAGTTTAAAATTAAACAAGAAATGATATGGGTAAACTATGAGAAAGAAAGGATAGAAACTTCAATCGAAATAGCATACAAAATCGCGAAGAAGCTGCGGGAGCGGAACTTCGAAATAGGGATACTTGAAGAGTACCCAACGCATCCCCCTAGGCTTGAAGTGGAATACACTCCGCTTTAA
- a CDS encoding formylmethanofuran dehydrogenase subunit A yields the protein MNAYVLKGGHVYDPLNNIDGEKMDIYIAGGKIVEEPPKGAKVIDVSGKVVMPGGICIHSHIAGGKVNSGRMLRPEDHRRDNIPKKGQLRSGVGYTVPTTFVTGYRFAAMGYTTVFEPAVPPLKARHTHEEFQDTPILDHGGFVLTGNNWFVLNYVKNNEMDKLAAFIAWLLWATKCYAVKIVNPGGVESWGWGKNVNGLDDKVPYFDVTPREIVTALSYVNEKLGLPHTIHVHGNNLGQPGNYEITLETMEAVREIKASKGRRSVLHFTHIQFNAYAGTSWKDFASGAQEIANYVNKHDHVTIDIGQVIFGDATTMTADGPWEFALRQITRGNKWVNSDVELETGSGIVPYVFRRTVPVNAVQWAIGLELMLSVNDLYKVCLTTDHPNGGPFYFYPKIISWLVSRKARNEELEKVHKAAIEKTTLKDLDKEYNLYEVAIVTRAAQAKILGLKDRGHLGPGAKGDVAVYDIDPTKVNLSSSPELVEKAFSAAAYTFKDGEIVVKDGEVIATPQGSTIWVKVKKLEEMMPLIEEDLKEMWKHYTISLNNYPVQMEYLPKSEMVEV from the coding sequence ATGAACGCTTACGTACTCAAGGGAGGACACGTTTATGATCCTTTAAACAATATTGACGGAGAAAAAATGGACATATACATTGCTGGCGGTAAAATAGTAGAGGAGCCTCCAAAAGGAGCCAAGGTTATCGATGTTTCAGGAAAAGTTGTAATGCCAGGTGGAATTTGCATACATTCACACATAGCTGGAGGTAAAGTTAACTCTGGTAGAATGCTTCGACCAGAAGACCACAGAAGGGATAATATTCCGAAAAAGGGGCAGCTGAGGTCTGGGGTTGGATATACAGTTCCAACAACCTTCGTAACCGGGTACAGATTTGCAGCTATGGGGTATACTACCGTTTTTGAGCCTGCTGTCCCGCCTCTTAAAGCACGCCACACGCACGAAGAATTCCAGGATACGCCGATTTTGGACCATGGAGGCTTTGTCCTAACTGGAAACAACTGGTTTGTTCTAAACTACGTTAAGAATAACGAAATGGACAAATTAGCGGCGTTTATAGCGTGGCTTCTATGGGCAACTAAGTGTTATGCTGTTAAGATTGTTAACCCAGGAGGGGTCGAATCCTGGGGATGGGGGAAAAACGTCAACGGGTTAGACGATAAGGTTCCATACTTTGACGTGACCCCACGCGAAATAGTGACTGCGCTAAGTTACGTTAACGAAAAGCTTGGCTTACCTCATACGATTCACGTCCACGGGAACAACTTAGGCCAGCCAGGAAACTACGAAATTACGCTTGAAACAATGGAGGCAGTGAGAGAGATTAAAGCTTCAAAAGGAAGGCGCAGCGTGCTTCACTTTACACACATACAATTTAACGCTTATGCAGGTACAAGTTGGAAAGACTTCGCATCGGGAGCTCAGGAGATAGCAAATTACGTTAACAAACACGATCACGTAACGATTGACATAGGACAGGTTATCTTTGGAGACGCTACAACAATGACGGCTGACGGGCCTTGGGAGTTTGCACTCCGTCAAATTACGAGAGGAAACAAGTGGGTGAACAGCGATGTGGAACTGGAAACTGGATCAGGCATTGTTCCCTACGTCTTCAGACGCACAGTTCCCGTCAATGCCGTGCAATGGGCTATAGGCTTAGAGTTAATGCTTTCAGTCAATGACTTATACAAGGTTTGTTTGACGACAGACCATCCGAATGGTGGACCGTTCTACTTCTACCCAAAGATTATCTCGTGGCTGGTAAGCCGTAAAGCCAGGAATGAAGAACTGGAGAAAGTGCACAAAGCGGCTATCGAAAAAACGACCCTGAAGGACTTAGATAAGGAGTACAACCTTTATGAAGTAGCAATAGTGACTAGGGCAGCCCAGGCTAAGATACTAGGTCTAAAGGACAGGGGCCACCTGGGCCCAGGAGCTAAGGGTGATGTGGCAGTTTACGATATTGACCCGACAAAGGTCAACCTTTCATCCAGCCCCGAGCTTGTGGAGAAAGCTTTCAGCGCGGCGGCGTACACATTCAAGGACGGAGAAATCGTTGTGAAAGACGGAGAAGTAATTGCGACGCCGCAAGGAAGCACCATATGGGTTAAAGTGAAGAAGCTTGAGGAGATGATGCCACTCATTGAGGAAGACTTGAAAGAAATGTGGAAACATTATACTATTTCGCTAAATAATTACCCGGTTCAAATGGAATATTTGCCAAAGTCGGAAATGGTAGAAGTGTAG